The Horticoccus luteus DNA window CATACCAGTAAACCTGCATGCCGATGGCGTTGAACGTATCGAGGCGGGCGTGGGCGTTGCTGGAGAGAAAATAGCCGTGGGTGCGGGAGGCGTGGCGGAAGATGATGCGCTTGAGCTTCACGTCGCCCAGGCGGGTGATGAGTTCGATGTGTTCGAGCAGGTCAGGGAAGTAGTCGACGACCAGCGTGTCGGCGGAACCGGGCGCGCTGTCGAGTGCTTGGATGAGCGTGCGGCTGCCGAGCGGGCACGCCTCGCCTTCCAAGAGGTGGCGCAACTCCTCGTCATTGACGCGGACGAGGCTGGTGCGGTTCTCCATGGTGGCGCTCTGGCCGCGCACAGTGATTTTGGTTTTCGGCGCCGGGGCGTTGTTTTCGCGAGGCGGGGATTCGTCGAGGCACTTGAACAGGCTGGTGGTGGTGCTGAGGAGGCGCTGGCGTTTTTTGGTGAGGGTTTTCAGTTCGGGATCCGAAAACGGAGGCGCGCCGTATATTTCGACGGAGACGACGGGATTCACCACGGGTTGATCACCGGTGTTGTAGATCTCCAGCATGACATTGGTGCCAAACGTCTTCACCGGATCGAGCAGGACCGCGCTGGTGTGCAGGCCAAAGTTGCCGGCGCCTTGGTTGAGCACGACGAAGTGTTCTTTGAGATACATCGAGCAACTCGTGAGGATGCCCGACTGCGGCGGGATCATGAGGGGCGAAGCGTCGTGGCGGATCTGGACTTGGTCGAGGTAGCTGCGGCCGGCCTCGCCACTGACGACGTGTTCGAAATTGGGGCGGAGGAGCTTGGGGTTGAGCGTGTAGTTAACCTGGTGCGGGGTGAGGAAGACGCGTCCGAGGCTGTCGATGCTGATGGTCTCGGGCAGCTTGAGGCGGTTTTCCTGAAGGGCAGCCCAGATGGCGGCGGTGGAGAGTTTGACGGCGGCGGGCGCGTAGAAGAGCCGCCCGACGGGGACGCCGGGGCGAAGGAGTTTCTTCCAATAGCTGGCGTGCGGAAAGCTGCCGTCGAAAATAAAGGCTTCGGCTTCCACCGCGAGGCGGTTGCCATCGACCACGGGTGGATGGGTGATGATCATCTCGATGCCGATGCGGGCGAGGGAACTGCGCTCGGTGAACTTGAGCGCGGCGAGATGGGTTTTCAGATATTCAAACTCGGCGGGATGGCGGGGCCAGAAGGCGAGGCTGAGCGTGACGGCGCGCTCGTCCTTGTTTTTCACGGTGAGAATCTGGCCGTCCTGGCTGGTCCAAAATTGGTCGACTTGCATGGGGAAAAGGGGGCGACGATGGCGCACGGAGCGGACCGACTCAAGCGGGGACTAATTGGTTGCTTTCGGGGCCGGGCGCTGGCACATCCGACAATTTACGGCACAAAGTTACAGCCGTCCGTTTCCCAGACCACTCCACTCCGATATGAAATCCACCTCCCTCCTCACCGCCTGCGCGTTGAGCCTCGCCGCTGTCGCGGCCGTGAGCGCACAGGAAGTCAAATTTTCGATCCCGGGCGCGCAAAGCGCGGCTCCGGCTGAGAATGCTGCCCCGGCGACGAAGTCGGCGCCGGGCGCGACGACCGCCCCCGCCGCGGCGCCCGCGCCGTCCTTCACGGACGCGCAGTTGATGGAGGAACTGGGTTGGTTCATGGGCAAGCGCCTTTCGATCAGCAATCTCGACCTCACGCCCGCCGAAGCGACGGCGCTCGGCAAAGGCATCCAGGCGGCGGCGCTCGACAAAGACGCTCCCTACGCGCTCGAGCAGGCTGGTCCCTTGATGGACGACCTCGTCCAGAAGAAGCAGGGCGCGTATCTGGAGAAGTTGAAGGTGCAAAACCTCAACGCCGCCACGGCGTTCTTCAGCAAGCTCGGTGAAAACAAGAACGTCGTTTCGCAGCCCGACGGCTTGCGCTACGAAATCTTGCAGCCGGGCACCGGTCCGTATCCGAAGGCGACCGATACCGTGAAAGTGCACTACACGGGCAAGCTGATCGACGGCACGATTTTTGATACGTCGCTCCAGCCGCGCCAGCAGGGCGGCGCAGTCGAGCCGGCGGAATTTCGTCTCGACAGTGTGATCACTGGCTGGACCGAGGGTCTGCAAAAGATCAACAAAGGCGGCAAAATCCGCCTCTACGTGCCGCCGCAACTGGCCTACGGCGATGAGCCGAAGGGTGCGATTCCTCCTGGCTCGGTGTTGATCTTCGACATCGAACTGCTCGACATCATCCCCGCCGCCGCGGCGCCCGCGCCGACCGTGACGCCTGGCCCCACGACTCCGTCGAGCGGCAAATGAGCCCGCGCTGATTCCGAATCGTTTTGACCAACCTCCGGCTTTGCGCCGGAGGTTTTTTATTGGGCGCTGACGACGGCGCGAAGGTCGCCGAGGAAGGCGTCGAGGTCTGCGGGCTGCGTAGCCCATGAGCACATCAGGCGATAGCCGTGCTCACCCATCATCGCGTAGAAATGCCAGCCGCGGGCGAACAGGCCCTGCGCAACCGCGGGCGGAAGTTCGACGAAGACGGCGTTGGCTTCGACCGGCGCGAGCAGGCGCAGTGCGGGGAACGCCCCCAGTTCGCGGCCGAGACGCGCCGCCATCGCGTTCGCATGGGCGGCGTGGCGCAGCCATGCGTCGTCGCGCAACAACCCCAGCCATTGGGCGGCGAGGAAACGCATTTTGGACGCGAGTTGGCCGGACTGTTTGCGCCGGTAGGCGAATTCCGCAGCGAGGGAGCGATTGAAGAACACGATCGCTTCCGTGCCGGCGGCGCCGTTTTTCGTGCCGCCAAAGCTCAGGACGTCGACGCCCGCTCGCCAGGTGAGATCCGCCGGCGTGGCGCCGGGGCGATCGCGCAGCGCGGCGGCGGCATTGGCGAACCGGGCGCCGTCGAGATGGACGGCGAGATTGTGGCGGCGGGCCGTCGCAGTGAGCGCCGCGATTGCGGCGGGCGAATACACGGTGCCCCATTCGGTGCTTTGCGTCAGCGAGAGCACGCGGGGTTTCGACGCGTGCACCTCGTGGTGCGACGACGCGGCCTGGTCGACCACGTCGGGCGAAAGTTTACCGAGCGAACCGGGCAATGGCACGACGCGGGCGCCGCCGGAAAAGAATTCGGGCGCCGCGCATTCGTCGCGTTCCACGTGGGCGTCGGCGTGCGCGAGGATCGCGTGATAACTTGAACAAATGGACGCGAGGGACAGCGCGTTGGCGGCCGTGCCGTTATAGACGAAGAAGACTTCGCAGTCGGTCTCGAACAACGCGCGGATCCGATCGGTGGCTTCGTGCGTGATGCGGTCGTGACCGTAGCTGGGCACGTGTCCGCGATTAGCCTCCGCGAGGGCGGCCAGGACCTCGGGGCAGACGCCGGCCGTATTGTCGCTGGCGAAAGCGTAGTTGTGCGCGGTCGGCGAGGCGTCGGGCATGGGCAAGAGGTTGTGAGGCGGAGGAAGGCGTCGCGAATCGATTTTTCAGGTTTGGCAAGGGGCGACAGCGGCCGTTTGGTGACCCGAATGAATGCGGCGGACGTCAATCTTTACCTCGTGGGCTTTATGGGCACGGGGAAGACGACGATCGGACGGGCGGTCGCGGCGCGGGTCGGCTTTCAATTCATCGACAGCGATCACCAGATCGAGCGAGAGCAGGCGAAGACGATCCCGGAGATTTTTGCGGAAAAGGGGGAGGCGGCATTTCGGGCGATGGAGCGCGCCTTCGTCGTCGAGGGGCACCCCGGCACGCGGGCGGTCGTCGCCTGCGGGGGAGGGCTGGTCGTGCAACCGGGCAATCTTAGCGAACTGCAGGCGCGCGGCGTGGTGATTTGCTTGCACGCTTCCGTGGAGTCGATCCTCGCGCGCACGTCGCGTTTCCGGCATCGGCCGTTGTTGGAGGTCGAAGATCCGGCGGCGCGGATCCGGGAACTTTACGCGGTGCGGGCACCGATCTACCGCCGTGCGGGGTCGATGATTCTCACGGATGCGCGGCCGCTGGGGGATATCGTGAATCACGTGCTGCGCGCGTGGCGTCACGAGGCGAAGGATTGGGTGCGGCAACGGTCGGCCACGTAGGGCGTCAGCGCGAGGACGCGGTGGGCGGCGCACGGCATGGAGCCGCTCGAGCCAGCCGGCGATCCACTATTTGCCAGCGCCGAAAATCTCGTTGGTCCACTGGGTGAATTGGGCGGGCGGCCGAACGGGTCGGCCCGTCAAATCGATGAACGCGTGCACGGTGTAGCCGGTGGCGAGAAGTTCTTCGCCGCGGAAGACCTCGTATTCGAGGCGGATGCGCAGCAGGGGCTTTTCGCGCAGGGTGACGACAAGCGTGACGGTGTCGTCGTAAACGGCCGGGCGGAGATAGCGCGCGTTGACTTCGAGCACGGGGAGGCGGAAGCCGTCTTGTTCGAGCTGCCGGTAGGGCATCCCGTGTTCTTTCAAAAGGTGCGTGCGCGCCACTTCGAACCACGGGAGATAGTTGGCGTGATAGACGACGCCCATCATATCCGTCTCGGCGTAACGAACAGTTACCTGGGTGCGCGCTTGGATCATGAGAGGTCGTTGAAAAGCAACTCGGCGGAGCGCCGCCAGGTATTTCGATGGGCCCAGCCGCGGCCCGCGGCGGCGAACTGCGCGCGCAATCCTTCGTCGTCGATCAAACGGGCGAACGCGGCGGTCAACGAAAGCGAGTCGCCCGGGCGCACGAGAAAGCCGGTGACATCGGGCACGACCGCTTCGGGCACGCCGCCGATGGCATGTCCGACGATCGGGAGGCCATGGCCTGCCGCTTCCAAGTAGACGAGGCCGAAGCCCTCGACGCTGTCGCCATGATCGACGCTGGTCAGCGCGAAGATGTCGGCCTGTCGATAGAGGTTTTCGAGTTCGGCGTCCGGCACGCTGCCGAAAAAGCGCACGGTGAGGCCGCTTTGGGCGGCTTCGGCGCGCAGCAGGTTTTCATAACCGCGCTTACTTTGACCGCCGACGATCCAGTATTCCAAGCGGGCCCGGGTGGCGGGCGGCAGGGCGGCGAGGGCGCGCAGGGTGAGCAATTGCCCTTTTCGCGGATGCAGGCGGCCGACCGTGAGCACCACGATATGACCGGATTCCCGCGCCGTCGGCACCGCGGCCGTGCGTTCGCTCGCCGACCGCAGGGCGCCCGGCGTGAGGCACGTTTTGTGGGCGGCTTCAGGGAAGCGCGACACGAGCAACTCGCGGGTGTATCGGGAAAGCGTGCTGACGCGATCCGCCTGACGAATCAACCGCCGGGTGAGCCAGCGCGTGATGGGTTTACGATGAAACTGCAGGATCTCGGAGCCGTGAAACGTCAACACGAGCCGATGAGGGCGGATGCCGCCGAAGAATTGCAGCGCCATCATGGCGAGCATCGGACCGGGCTCCGGGAGGAAGAGGATGCCGCGGCGCAGGCGCCTGCGGTGCCAGACCAGTTCCCATGCCAGGCGCGCCTGGCAGACAAAGTCTTGCGAACCTTTAAGGGACAATCGCCGCACGGGGAAAGGCCAGACCGGTTCACGTTCCGCGGGCGCCGCTTGCGCCCACACTTCAACGGAGCGCCCGGAGTCGGCTGCCGCGCGCGCCATTTCTTCCGCGAACGTGGCGATGCCGCCGCGCACGGGATGGAATTCGTGCGTGAGGAGGAAGATGGGCGGAAGCGCGTCGACAGGCATACACGGACGGCGTCCTCTGGCGGATGGCGGACGCGACGAATCGGCGTTTGTGGGCGGTTAACCGGTTGGGGGCAAGCGCGACCCGCATCGATGGACTGGTGGGGAACTTCGTTCGCGGCGGTGGGACGAACCGGCGGAGTTTGAAATAGGGTTTGAAAGGTAGCCGTGCGACATACAAACAGACGCGAATGGGAGATGTAGTCCAACCTATCACGGGCAGCAACAAGCCGTTCCCGACGCCTTTGGCGCCGCTGACGGCGGACGACGAAGCCGTGTTGCGGGAATCGCTGAAGCGGTGCTCACCGTCGGCGGTGGAAGCGGCAGTGCAGTTTCGTAAGACCGGTAATGCGGATCATCTTCCGAGTGTCATCATCGGTGTGATCGAACGCTTCGTGGAGCCGGACCTGCGGGCGAAACTCAAAACGCCGGACGATGACTTGCGGCTGATCGAGGACTTGGGGATCGATTCGCTGACGATGATGGAAATCGTTATCCTGGTGGAAGAAGTGCTTCATACGACGATCAACAACGATGAGTTGCGGAATCTGCGCACGGTGGGAGACGTGAAGACGTTCATCGACTGCAAGGTGAGGGGACTGCCGATGCCGAAGCCCACGAAATTTTTACCGATCGAGCACATCGGCGCTGTGATGCCGATTCAGCCACCCTTCCTGTTTTTGAACGAAGCGTCGGTCAGTTCGGTGGCGGCAAACGCCAAATATAAGATCACCGGCCAGGAGTTTTTTCTGCAGGGGCATTTCAAGGACAACCCGGTGATGCCGGCGTCGATCATGCTGGAAGCGCTGGGCCAGCTCGCGGTGCTGTATTTGCTCGAAGGCCATGTGCCCGAGCCGAACAAAGTCGTCAGTTCGGCGATGATCTTTTTCACCGGCTGCGAAGGCGTGCGGGCTCACCGGGTCTGTCGTCCGGGAGACCTTCTATCGCTGTCGGTGAAGCCGAAACGCATGAAGCTGCCTCTCGCGACGTTCGAGGGCGCGGTCCGAGTGGGAGCGGAAAAAGCGATCATCGCGGAGGAAATCACGCTCACATTTGGTTATGTGGATGCACCGGCTCAACCGGTGGTGCCGCCCGCGGCGGAGCCGACGGCGGCGGCAGGAACTGTGGAGCCCCCGGCGGAAATGCCGACGGCCCCCCAAAAAGTGGCGGCGAGCGCGTGAGGGGCGCCGATGCGGGTCTCAGGTTGACCGGCGCGCAGCGGTGGCTTTGATTGGCGGTTTCGGGTGCGCGTCGCACCCGCTTTTGTATGGCTAGAGCCTTCGTCACCGGCCTCGGATTCATCACCAGCATCGGCAACGACCGCGACACGGTGTCGCGGCATTTGCGCGAGTTGCAGCATGGATTCGAACGTTACGCGCCGTTCGAGAAGGACGGGATTGGCTGCAAGATTGTGGGCACGATCAAGGGTTTCACGACGGATTCCCCCGATCCGGAGGACTGGACGTGGCCGGAGCGCTACAAGATCAAACGTGAAACGTTGCGCTCAATGGCGCCGCACGGGCTGTATGCGCATTGCGCGATGGTGCAGGCGATCGAGGACGCGAAACTGGAGGAGGCGGACATCGCCAACGCGAAGACCGGGCTGTATGCGTCGTCGGGCGGATCCCCGTTTCTCACGCACTACCACCACGAACGCCTGCTCAAGCACGGCGTCATGCGTTGCTCGCCGATGGGCATCGTGTCGTCGATCGTCGGCACGCTGAATTTCAACTTGGTGGCGGCGTTCAAGATTCGCGGAGCATCGTGCGGATTTTCGTCGGCATGTGCGTCGTCCGCGCACGGTTTGGGTTTTGCGTATGATGAGATCGCGCTGGGGCGCCAGCAGCGGATGTTCGTGGTGGGCGCAGAAGACGGAAACACCGACGCCATTCTGCCGTTTGCGGGGATGCGCACGCTGTCGTTGCAAACGGATCCGGCGTTGGCGTCGCGGCCGTTCGATGCGGCGCGCGATGGATTTGTCGGCACCGGTGGAGCGACGGTTCTGGTGTTGGAAAGCGAAGCCGAAGTGGCCCGCCGCGGGGTGACGCCTTACTGCGAACTGCTCGGTTGGGGGCAGGCTTCGGATGGCTACAACGTTGCGATTTCCCATCCCGATGGCGCGGGCATCGAAGCGGCGATGCGCCAGGCTTTGCAGGCGGCAGGCGTGGCACCGGAGAGTGTCGATTACGTCAACGCGCATGCGACTTCGACTTTGATTGGCGATATCTCGGAGGCGCGGGCGTTGAAGGCGGTATTTACGAAAGGAGGAGCGAAGGGGCCGGCAATCAGCAGCACGAAGGCGTTGACCGGCCACGGATTGTCGCTCGCGGGCGCGATGGAAACCGGTTTCACGGCGCTGGCGTTGCGCGAAGGTTTTATGCCGGGTTCGGCGCACATCAGTCATCTGGATCCCGAATGCGAGGGACTCGCGATTTTGCGCGCGACGGAAATCCGGGTGCCACAGGTGGCGGTTAAAAACAGCAGCGGTTTCGGCGGAGCCAACGTCGCCCTGGTGTTGAGGCGAGCGGGATAATCCTGTGGCGAAGCAACTCGCGACTCTCTACCGCACCGCCTTTGTCACCGGTGCGAGCACAGGTTTGGGACGGGCGTTTGCGGATATGCTGCTGGCGGAAGGGGTGCGCGTGTGGGGCACGGCCCGGGCGGCGGAACGCTTGGCCCCCCTCGTCGGTGAGCGGTTCACGCCGGTCGTGCTTGATCTCAAAGATCGGGAGGGTGCGCTGGCGGCGTTTCGCGCGGCGGAGCGGGCAGCGGAGGGATTTGATCTCGTGATCAACAACGCCGGTTACGGGGCGTTTGCGGAATTCACCGCGGTGGATTTCGGCGTGTGGGAAGAGCAGTTGCGCGTGATGCTCGTCAACACCGCGGCGTTGGCGCACGCGGCGCTGCCGCCGATGATCGCGCGCGGCCGGGGAGCGCTGGTGAACATTTCGTCGCTCGCGGCCGAATTTCCGCTCCCGTTTCAGAGCGCTTACAACATCGCGAAGGCGGGGCTGAGCGCGCTGAACGAGAGCCTGATGCTCGAGTTGGCGCCGACAGGAGTCGTGGTGCTCGACGTGCGCCCGGGCGATTATCGCACGGATTTCGAGGGCTCGGTGCGGCGGCCGCAAAGTGAATTCACGCCGCGGATGGAACGGGCGTGGCGCGCGTTCGAGGCGTTGATGAGCAGCGGGCCGGGGCCGGCGCATGCCGCGGCGTCGTTGCGCCGCGCGTTGTGGCGGCGGCGCAGCGGGACGGTGCGAACGGGACGGTTCTCGCAAGCGGTGTTGGCGCCTTTTCTTGCACGGTTTGGTTCGCTGGCGCTCAAACGGCGGCTGCAAGCGCGCTACTTTAACGTCCGCTAACGATGGCCCGCCTGCGCATCCTCGTTCTCACGTCAAGCACCGGCGGCGGTCATGACGCGCGGGCGGAGGCGTTTGCCGAGTGGTGTTTTCAACTTTACCGGCACGAGATCGATGTGCGCATCGAGCAGATGCTGGAGAAGTCGTCGGTCGTGAATCGCGCCGGCGTGAATTTCTACAACTGGATCCAGCAAAAGTCGCCGTGGGTGCACAAGGCGTTCTACACGGTCGTGGAAGGGCTGAGTTTCCTCAACAGTCGGAAGGTGACGTTTGGGCGCGGCTATTACGTGAAGGTGCTGCGGGAGTTTAAACCGCATCTGGTGTTGAGTGTGCACGATTGCCTGAATCGCGGGTATTTTCAGGAGGCGCGGGCGGTGTTGGGGCCGGCGCGGGTGCGGTGCGCGACGTATTGCGGCGAATTTTCGGGCGGCTGGGGTTACTCGCGCAACTGGGTCGAGCCTTCGGTGGACCTTTACATTTCGCGGACGGCGGCGGCGCGCGATTTCGCGGTGAAGATCGGCATGCCCGCGGCACGCACGGTGGTGCGCGGCTCGTTGCGGCTGCCGTCGTCGCACCTGGATCTCATCGCGCCGGAGGAACGCGGTCCGCAGCGAGCCAGGCAGCTCGGATTGCGGCCGGATTTATTCACGGTGTTTCTCGCGACGGGCGGCAATGGTGCGAACAACCACTTCGACCTGTTGCCGGTGCTGGAGCGCCGGAGCGACCGTTGCCAGGCGATCGTCATTTGCGGCAAAAACAAGGAGGTGTTCAACCGCGTGATCCAGTGGCGGGCGAACCACCCGGACTTTAACTGCCACGTCGAAGGCTACTCGGAGCAGGTGCCGCGTTTGATGCAGTTGAGCGACCTGATCGTGACGCGGGGCGGCACGACCACGTGCGCCAAAGCGCTGCATCTGGGGTGTCCGATCGTGTTCAACGCCTTTGGCGGCATCATGCCGCAGGAGCGGCTCACGTGGAAATATTTCAACAAGGGTGCCGGCTGTGTGAAGATCGAAAGCGCCGCGGACTTCGAGGTGCTGATGGACCGCTGGCTCGATGCTCCCGCGAGTTACGAGGAGGCGCGGGATGC harbors:
- a CDS encoding LOG family protein — encoded protein: MQVDQFWTSQDGQILTVKNKDERAVTLSLAFWPRHPAEFEYLKTHLAALKFTERSSLARIGIEMIITHPPVVDGNRLAVEAEAFIFDGSFPHASYWKKLLRPGVPVGRLFYAPAAVKLSTAAIWAALQENRLKLPETISIDSLGRVFLTPHQVNYTLNPKLLRPNFEHVVSGEAGRSYLDQVQIRHDASPLMIPPQSGILTSCSMYLKEHFVVLNQGAGNFGLHTSAVLLDPVKTFGTNVMLEIYNTGDQPVVNPVVSVEIYGAPPFSDPELKTLTKKRQRLLSTTTSLFKCLDESPPRENNAPAPKTKITVRGQSATMENRTSLVRVNDEELRHLLEGEACPLGSRTLIQALDSAPGSADTLVVDYFPDLLEHIELITRLGDVKLKRIIFRHASRTHGYFLSSNAHARLDTFNAIGMQVYWYDEVTQDLYLHTYKRGHGFFVREEMARKFQESTILAFYGSAVGLDQADTDRISSLVDKLTGFLGGNLGVLTGGGGGVMRLATDQARNKGALTGACFLELEAQPPELGVDFFNTFQESARHFRQKWFESADFCIFNVGGVGTLEEIGIELCNLKLGIRPRVPYVFFNASYWTDLRKQFREMIRSKRAPAWMADYVLFTDDPDEVVAFYRKTLQVL
- a CDS encoding FKBP-type peptidyl-prolyl cis-trans isomerase produces the protein MKSTSLLTACALSLAAVAAVSAQEVKFSIPGAQSAAPAENAAPATKSAPGATTAPAAAPAPSFTDAQLMEELGWFMGKRLSISNLDLTPAEATALGKGIQAAALDKDAPYALEQAGPLMDDLVQKKQGAYLEKLKVQNLNAATAFFSKLGENKNVVSQPDGLRYEILQPGTGPYPKATDTVKVHYTGKLIDGTIFDTSLQPRQQGGAVEPAEFRLDSVITGWTEGLQKINKGGKIRLYVPPQLAYGDEPKGAIPPGSVLIFDIELLDIIPAAAAPAPTVTPGPTTPSSGK
- a CDS encoding threonine aldolase family protein, with translation MPDASPTAHNYAFASDNTAGVCPEVLAALAEANRGHVPSYGHDRITHEATDRIRALFETDCEVFFVYNGTAANALSLASICSSYHAILAHADAHVERDECAAPEFFSGGARVVPLPGSLGKLSPDVVDQAASSHHEVHASKPRVLSLTQSTEWGTVYSPAAIAALTATARRHNLAVHLDGARFANAAAALRDRPGATPADLTWRAGVDVLSFGGTKNGAAGTEAIVFFNRSLAAEFAYRRKQSGQLASKMRFLAAQWLGLLRDDAWLRHAAHANAMAARLGRELGAFPALRLLAPVEANAVFVELPPAVAQGLFARGWHFYAMMGEHGYRLMCSWATQPADLDAFLGDLRAVVSAQ
- a CDS encoding shikimate kinase; the protein is MNAADVNLYLVGFMGTGKTTIGRAVAARVGFQFIDSDHQIEREQAKTIPEIFAEKGEAAFRAMERAFVVEGHPGTRAVVACGGGLVVQPGNLSELQARGVVICLHASVESILARTSRFRHRPLLEVEDPAARIRELYAVRAPIYRRAGSMILTDARPLGDIVNHVLRAWRHEAKDWVRQRSAT
- a CDS encoding acyl-CoA thioesterase — translated: MIQARTQVTVRYAETDMMGVVYHANYLPWFEVARTHLLKEHGMPYRQLEQDGFRLPVLEVNARYLRPAVYDDTVTLVVTLREKPLLRIRLEYEVFRGEELLATGYTVHAFIDLTGRPVRPPAQFTQWTNEIFGAGK
- a CDS encoding glycosyltransferase family 4 protein, yielding MPVDALPPIFLLTHEFHPVRGGIATFAEEMARAAADSGRSVEVWAQAAPAEREPVWPFPVRRLSLKGSQDFVCQARLAWELVWHRRRLRRGILFLPEPGPMLAMMALQFFGGIRPHRLVLTFHGSEILQFHRKPITRWLTRRLIRQADRVSTLSRYTRELLVSRFPEAAHKTCLTPGALRSASERTAAVPTARESGHIVVLTVGRLHPRKGQLLTLRALAALPPATRARLEYWIVGGQSKRGYENLLRAEAAQSGLTVRFFGSVPDAELENLYRQADIFALTSVDHGDSVEGFGLVYLEAAGHGLPIVGHAIGGVPEAVVPDVTGFLVRPGDSLSLTAAFARLIDDEGLRAQFAAAGRGWAHRNTWRRSAELLFNDLS
- a CDS encoding phosphopantetheine-binding protein, with protein sequence MGDVVQPITGSNKPFPTPLAPLTADDEAVLRESLKRCSPSAVEAAVQFRKTGNADHLPSVIIGVIERFVEPDLRAKLKTPDDDLRLIEDLGIDSLTMMEIVILVEEVLHTTINNDELRNLRTVGDVKTFIDCKVRGLPMPKPTKFLPIEHIGAVMPIQPPFLFLNEASVSSVAANAKYKITGQEFFLQGHFKDNPVMPASIMLEALGQLAVLYLLEGHVPEPNKVVSSAMIFFTGCEGVRAHRVCRPGDLLSLSVKPKRMKLPLATFEGAVRVGAEKAIIAEEITLTFGYVDAPAQPVVPPAAEPTAAAGTVEPPAEMPTAPQKVAASA
- a CDS encoding beta-ketoacyl-[acyl-carrier-protein] synthase family protein, whose protein sequence is MARAFVTGLGFITSIGNDRDTVSRHLRELQHGFERYAPFEKDGIGCKIVGTIKGFTTDSPDPEDWTWPERYKIKRETLRSMAPHGLYAHCAMVQAIEDAKLEEADIANAKTGLYASSGGSPFLTHYHHERLLKHGVMRCSPMGIVSSIVGTLNFNLVAAFKIRGASCGFSSACASSAHGLGFAYDEIALGRQQRMFVVGAEDGNTDAILPFAGMRTLSLQTDPALASRPFDAARDGFVGTGGATVLVLESEAEVARRGVTPYCELLGWGQASDGYNVAISHPDGAGIEAAMRQALQAAGVAPESVDYVNAHATSTLIGDISEARALKAVFTKGGAKGPAISSTKALTGHGLSLAGAMETGFTALALREGFMPGSAHISHLDPECEGLAILRATEIRVPQVAVKNSSGFGGANVALVLRRAG
- a CDS encoding SDR family NAD(P)-dependent oxidoreductase — encoded protein: MAKQLATLYRTAFVTGASTGLGRAFADMLLAEGVRVWGTARAAERLAPLVGERFTPVVLDLKDREGALAAFRAAERAAEGFDLVINNAGYGAFAEFTAVDFGVWEEQLRVMLVNTAALAHAALPPMIARGRGALVNISSLAAEFPLPFQSAYNIAKAGLSALNESLMLELAPTGVVVLDVRPGDYRTDFEGSVRRPQSEFTPRMERAWRAFEALMSSGPGPAHAAASLRRALWRRRSGTVRTGRFSQAVLAPFLARFGSLALKRRLQARYFNVR
- a CDS encoding glycosyltransferase, which gives rise to MARLRILVLTSSTGGGHDARAEAFAEWCFQLYRHEIDVRIEQMLEKSSVVNRAGVNFYNWIQQKSPWVHKAFYTVVEGLSFLNSRKVTFGRGYYVKVLREFKPHLVLSVHDCLNRGYFQEARAVLGPARVRCATYCGEFSGGWGYSRNWVEPSVDLYISRTAAARDFAVKIGMPAARTVVRGSLRLPSSHLDLIAPEERGPQRARQLGLRPDLFTVFLATGGNGANNHFDLLPVLERRSDRCQAIVICGKNKEVFNRVIQWRANHPDFNCHVEGYSEQVPRLMQLSDLIVTRGGTTTCAKALHLGCPIVFNAFGGIMPQERLTWKYFNKGAGCVKIESAADFEVLMDRWLDAPASYEEARDAFQRLRYHEDPTVVIDELVELAREAAGVGPLRRWAFPPPPEER